Below is a window of Corvus cornix cornix isolate S_Up_H32 chromosome 2, ASM73873v5, whole genome shotgun sequence DNA.
CATTTGCCTCCTTCACCAGGGCCTACGGGGAGGGGGCAGCTGAGTGTGGGTGGTCCTGGGGCAGGTGAGGAGCCCCCGCACACAGCCCGTGCCAGAACAAGACACAGagcaccaggcacagcccaTGCTGGGATGGGGCACCGAGCCCACTCACTCtcctgctgtggggacagaCGTGCCGCTTGCAGCCCGGGGAAGATCCCTGCAGGGGCCACGCAGGACCCCCGGGGCAGACCCCAGCCCCATGAACTGGCCCTGAGGGCACCGCGCCGGCCCTGCCCGCTCTTGCCTTGTGCTCCTGGATCTGAGCGGTGACGGTGTCGAGGACGAAGCTGGGGGGCGCGGGGGaccccagcagctcctcggCGTGGGCCACCCAGCGCAGCAGCTCCTGCGCAGAGCCGTGGAACTCGGTGGTGACCGTCAGCCCCTCGGCCAGGCGCTCCTGCGGGCAAGGGCAGGGACTAGTGGAGGCGGGCACCCGCCGCCCCTGAGCGGGGCTGGTCAGGGTGAGCCCCCCGGGGGTCACAGCCCCTCACCCCGCACACCTTCCTCTCCTGGGCCTCGGCCTGGACGCTCTCCCACTTCTGCTCCAGGAGCCGCAGGCTGTGCTCGGTGCTGCAGGGCCGGCCGGCGCGGCACGAGTCCAGCAGCCGCTGCAGCcgctcccgcagcccccggTACGTGACCGCCCGCGCCTCCAGCTCCCGGCACAGCTCCTGCCGGGACAGCGGGTCAGGATGGGGACAGCGAGCAGGATGAGGAAGGGGACAGGGATCGGGATGGGGATAGGGATGGGGCGGGGAGGATGACAGGTACAGAGATGGGGATGGGAACAAGGATGGGGATGAGaaaggggacagggatggggatgtggAGGGGTCAAAGTAGACAGGGGTAAAGTAgacaggggacagggatggggacaacAGAGACAGCCACAGtggacagggagaggggatggagaCAGGGATGTGGATGGGGACAGGTTCAGGGTAAGGGACAAGGACAAGGATGGCTCCTGCTCTGTCTCAcggagcagctgagggaggggTACCAGGGTCTGCGTGGTTGgggagaagaggcagcagagaaggaTCCCGGCCCAGCAGTGTGGAGAGGGGTGGATCTGGGGCACACCTTCCCCCAAGAGATCAACAGACCCCAGGGGCCGGCCCTGCAGCAGGACCCAGTCTGGCGCTGGTTCTCACCAAGTGTGCATTGAGCTTTTCTTTGGTGGCATCCGGGTGGCCCCAGGCCGGCTTggagcagaagagctgcagctccacctgctccagccactgcagcagctccgtgATTTCCAGCGTGATGTCCTGCACCTGCGGGCGATGGGGGGTCAGCGCCGTGGCCGCCGCCTGGCAGCGCCGCAGTCCCGCGGCCGTACCTGGCTGAGGTtgttctccagctccagctgccgGCTCTCGGTCTCGCTGCGCACCAGGTCCCagtgctgtcccagctgctggaggctgcgCTGCAGCCCCTCCACGCTATCCCCCaggctggacagcagcagcccctgcccggccTCAGTCACCGACTGCACCGTGCGGGCGTGGGACATCACGTCGGTCCGCAGCACCTGGGGATGGGGTGGCAGGGTCACGGCTGGGACCGGGGCAGGGGCACCCACCCCCCACGTTCCTCTATCTGCACCATGCAAAGCCCCTCACCCCGAGACACCTCTGCTGCCCAAAGCATCGCTGCCACCACAGCACTGAGGACTGAGGGTGCCACATCGGGCAAGGATGGCACCCGTGGGTGCCCCCAAGCTGGTGTCAGGGCTCTTGATCTCAGCAGGGTGCGGGGCAGGGCCGAGACACAAGATTTGCCGGTTCGTGGCCGGGCTTGGCCGGGACAGGCAGCCCTTGCACGGCCCCCCCGGCGCGGGGACAGCCCGGCCCTTGCGGCCTCGCCTGCGTCAGGCACATCACGAGCGTGCCCGGGCAAGGGGCTGTGGCACGGGGCCGGCGCGGAGACAGCTCATTCCTTCCATGGTGTCACCGCGGGAGGGGACGCGTCCTCGCGTTGCTGCCtacccagccctgctgccgCAGCACCCGAGGAGGGGCCGGGCAGCGCCCTGTGGCCAGGACACCCACCCTGGGGGTGCCACCACAGCCAGGACCCCAAGGACACACAACCCGGCAGTGCGACCGTGGCTGTGGCCGCGTGTCCCCCGGGCCACGGCATAGCCTCACCTTGTGCTTGGCCAGCTCGATCTCGCAGCTCTGCAGGTCGGGGCGCAGGGGTGCGGGGCCGCGCAGCTGCTCCCCGGTGCGGCtcagccactgcagcagctccgcCAGCTGGTGCTGGaactgccccagccccagcagcgcTGCCTCCAGCTGATGCTGTCGGGAGGGAGCTGCGACGTCGGGGGAAGCAACGGCAGCCCGGGCCCAGAGCACCCAGCACCCACCCAGTGCCCACACGGCCCCATTTGCCCACCCAGCACCCACCCAGTGCCTACACGGCCCCATCTGCCCACCCAGCACCCACCCAGTGCCCACTTGCAGCTCCCCATGGTGACCCAGCACCACACACCCAGTACCCCCAGGACACTCCCACCCACCCAGCACATTCATGGCACCCCGTGtgtcctcccagccctgccctgtgccccccGTGCCCCCTCCCCACCTGTCGGCTGACGATCTCCTCCTCCAGGTGGTCCCAGCGCTGGCGGAAGTCACTGAGCGTGACCGGGGCATCTCCCTGCCCCGTGCCCCCCTGGTGCCGCAGGCTCTCCACATCCACCTTGCACTGGTACAGCTCCCGCTTGAACTCCTGGGGGGTGGCACTGGTTGGTGACCTGGTCCCACGCACCGGGACAGGGTCTGCCTGTCCCCATGGCACcacatggcacagcacaggcacctgggccctgagctgctcctgtgggGCTTGTGGGGGACAGGGCTTGGCCACCCCAGGCAGGACTTGGCTCCTCAGCGCTCAGCACTGGGGCACCAGCACTGTCCAACCCAccatccctccatcccaccTCTGCTGAGAGCACCCTCTACCCTCCCTGCCTCCGCCTGCTCTGGGGATCGGGGCATGGCGTGGCACAGCATGGTCCGGTGTGGCGCATCAAAGCACCTTGAGCTCcgccagctgctgctgcaccatgTCCAGGTCCCCGCCGACCAGGAACTCCTCGGCGATGCGCAGCTCGGCTGCGTCCAGCCATTCCAGCAGCCGCTGGGGATAGGGAAGACAGGGGGGTGGTGTTGGGGGGTCCAATGGTGGCCCCATGGTGGCCCCATGGCCCCTCACACCCCTGAGTGGAGACAGGAAGGTGACGCAGACCCATCCATGGGGGATCTGCCTGAGGGCCCCCGTACCCACCTGCATCGTGTCCTGGTAGCTGAGGGcggcctggagctgctcctcaaGGCGCCCGTTCCGCTCCGTCCACACCcggctcaggctgtgccaggaggagtAGAGCTGCGGCCGGGCACGGGGGTCAGTGATGTCACAGCAGGGCCAGCCCACAGGGGGACAGGATGTGGGGGTCAGGGTGGACAGGGCACAGGGGGTCAGCAGTGCGCCGGGGGTACAGGGTGTGGGAGTCACTAATGCCATGGGGGATGCCAGGGCACAGGGGTGGCACTGCACGGGCATGCAGGCATGGGGATCAGAGACATCACGGGACTGCCTGGGCACATGATCAGTGGAGTTCTGTGGGGGTCAGTGGCACTGAGCAGGGTCTGGGGTGCAGGGGTCAGTGGCACTGATGGGGGTCAGGGGACATGCCACCCCCACAAGCAGCATCCACACAGCCCAGGACCCTGTCCCTGCCTGAGCCCAGCCCCAAGGACACTCACATCATCCAGGCTCTTGGTGACATCGGGCTTGTCAGGGTCCCCACAGGAGGCCATCAGCTCCACGCCCAGGCTGCCCAGCGTGTCCAGCTCACCCTGCAGCGCATCGATCTCCTCCCGCAGTGCCTGTGCAGGGCATGGGGCTCAGGGCTGCCCAcactggggctgcccagggcactgcCCACACCAGGGGGCCGCCTGTGCCGTGGCACTGCCCACCaagcccctgcccagccacaCCTGCATGGTGCGCAGCCGCGTGCGGATGGCCTCAGGCTCGCCAccagcctcctccagccccagcaccagctgctgggtgTCACTGAGCGCCACGGCCAGCTCAGACAGGCCATGCCAGAAGCGCTCggccagtgccagcagctcccgAAGCCAccgctcctgctcctggcagcgGCCGCGCAGGCAGCCCCACTGCGACAGCAGCTGTGCCGTGCGCTCCTGGATCCCTGCGGGGCACCACGGGTCAGGGATCAGGGTGCTGCGAGGGACCCAGCAcccacacacagccctggcacGGACACAGATCGCCTGCCAGCGGAGCCGTGCCCACCCCTCCGTCCTGGTACCTCTGGCCGCAGCGTCGGAGCTGACCGCCTGCATGGTGGCCAGCAGCTCCTCGCCCTGTGCACGGACACCCTCCAGGGCCACCCCAAGCTTCTCCAGCTcgcccaaggccaggctgttCTCCCGGATCTGCTCCCTCAAGTGGGCTGCGTCGCCGCGGACAGGCGGCTGGCTCTGCAGCCGGCTCTGCAGCCGCTCCAGGCACTCCAGCAGCAGATCCATGCGCTCCGACAGCTGGGGACCAGCCCGGTCACTCGAGGATAGGCCCCTGGGGACGCACCCCATCGCAGTGCCAGCCCCGTACCTGGCTGTACCGCGGCAGGGCATCCTCCAGCAGAGCCGCTGCCTGGCGCACGCGTTCGCGGATGTGGCCGTACTGctcctccacctcctgccagcGCCGCTGGAACGGGgctccctgctctgggctcagcTCCACCAGCTGCGCTGACACGCGCTGCAGCTTCCCCACCAGCGGCCGGTGCTCGGCAATGGCCTCCCGCAGGCTCTGGCAGCGAGGAAGAGCCGTGGGGGTGCATTGGGGTGGGATGTGCCTCATGGGATACGCCCCACAGGGATGTGCGCTGCTCCCAGAGGAGTCCTGCTCGTGTGGTGCCCCAGCCCCGTGGTCCCCATGGCGATGCCACCCCCATCCCGTCACCTCTCCACTCCCAACCCGCGGGGCGGCCGAGCGAGTCCCTTtggcccctgccctgcccgcaCCTGCAGCAGCGCCTGCTGCTCCTTGAAGGCCTCGTAGCTGATGGCATTGGGGGAGAGCTGCACCCCCAGGGCCTGCGTCTCctccagccagggcagcagctcctcgaGGGCCTCGGAGAACTGGGTGAGCAGGGACTGGGCGTGCTCCAGCTGCACGGCACAGGCACCGCTGCgcagggagagctgctctgtgctctcccGCAGCACCTGCACCGACGGCTGCAGAGACAGGGAGTCATCGGGTGGCCGGGGACACAGGGCACAGCCATCCCTGGGTGCTGGCAGTGTCCCCCCGACACCCTCCCAGCTCACCTGAAGGCGCTGCTGCAGGGGCTCAGGGCAGCAGCGTAGCAGCGGCTCCGAGAACCCCAGGAGACGCTCAACAAGGCCCCGGCAGTGCAGAATCTCGGCGGAGAGCAGCTGGAATGGAACCGCAGGTGGGTGCCAGGTCCTGGCAGGacccagcaggatggggatgcCAAGTCAGTGTCCCCGGGACCCCTGGACACTGCTGCAGACCCACCTTCTGCTCGGAGAGCTGCGAGCAGAGAGCCTCAGCATCCAGCTGCACACGGCCAATCTCCTCCAGTCGCTcgcccagcccagccacacGGGTGAGCTGGGACTCCAGGACCTGCTCAAACTGCAGTGGAGGGACAGACGTCAGCTGGAAGGGTGTGCACGTACCAGGGCAGCTGCTTTGGGACACGGACACCCAGCGCATCCCAGTCCCCCGGGACTGTGCCATGACCCACCGCGTCCCACCCAGACTCCCCTTGCAGACAGCAATGGTGGGAATGGTGAGGGCTTCAGGGAGCCCAGTGTCCCACACCTTCTCCCTGTCACTGGCAGTGACTGAGGGCTCTTGGCCATCCTGCTGGCTCTCCTGCTCGCCCAGCTCCTTCTCCATGCGGCTCAGCCATAGTGCCAGGTCCTCAGGGGCCGTGCCCAGGCGAGATGAGGCTTCCAGGGTCTGCCCCAGCCGGTGCGCAGTATCAGCACTGCTCTGGCCCACAATGAGGTACCGCATCCTCAGTGACTCCATCTTCTCCTGTGTCAGCTGGGCCTCCTCCCCTGTGGCAGTGTGACACCAGCATCAGTGCCACCGCACTGGCATCCCTGGACATGGAACTGGCCACACCAACAGCTTCCAAGCCCGTGATGATCACTCTGCCCTGACCTTTCTCCTCTCCTACCCcgcctcctgctgctcccagaccCAGCTCTGGTCTCTCATCCCACTGCCAGCAAGATCCACCTCCCTGGCTGCATCTCACCACCACTGAACCCTATCCCACCACGGCCCTGACCTgcaggctctgccctggcccCTCTGCATCCCATTGGATGCTGTCTGCCCGCTCACACCATGCCACAGCTCCCGGTGGGGAGCAGCATGCCCCAAGGACCCCCAGTGCCTGGGGGTCCCCTTGCtggcctgggctgctgctgtctgtgctcaTCCCATCCCAAGTCCCATGGTCCTGACCCTGTGGCCACCACTCCTGGCCATTGCCACTTGCCTGTCACCATCTCCAGGACCCGCTGCCCGCTCTCCAGGGCGCcatccagctctcccagccgCCCGCGGATCTCCTCACAGAGGGCCTGTAGCAGTGACCAGTGATGACACAGGTGCTCGTGTCCACCCTGTGCCCACCCCACGCCCACCTTGTGCCCACCTGGGTCTGCTGGTGGGCATCTTGCACACGGCCAACGCAGCCGTCAGCACGCCAGAGCTGGGCCAGCTGCCGCTCTGTGGCACTGAGCCACTCCTGGAAAGAGTCTACAGCCTCCTGGAAGCCCTGAGCCGCTGGCAGGATCCGCTCCAGGCAGCCATACCTGCGCCAGGAGGGCTGGGTGAGCCGGGCAGTGGCAGTCCCCGAGACTGAGGTCCCAGCCAGAAAAGCCCCCTCTCCCCCACACTGGGGTCCCCAtgcccagtgctgcccagcaggGCCAGTGTCCCCACAGAGGGACCTGTGGGAAGGGCTGCGTGCCAGACCATCCACAGAGCCCTGgacctgctgctcctgtgcagcAGCGGCACAGGATGCGATGGGGACGGTCCCTCTGTCATGGTGGCCCCAGTGCCAGTGGGGCAGCGCACAGGGACATCAGGGTGTCACAGAGACTCCGTGTGGGGGACACCAGCGGGCAGAGCCTGTGCCAGTGGGCCACAGCTGCCAGCCCGGTGATGAGGCCTGGCCCCTGACCCACCTGGCTTCGGCCTCCTGCATCAGCTTGTCCCATCTTTCCCCGAGGCTGAAGAGGCCGGCATTGCCCTCGGGCGCTGCCGTGCCAGAGCCCTGTGCCATCAGTCTGTCCTGCAGAACGAGCTCCACGCGCggcctcctctcctccagcagccgcttcaggagctgcagggacgGGGGACACGGCGCTGTGCTGGGGACTCCTGTGCACCCCTGCCACCTCGGCACAACCCTGGGCGGCCACTTGGCCCCCAGCCTCCTAATCCCCAGCCAGGGTGTGCGTGGGCAGGACACGCCGGCCGGCCCTGCTGaccttctgctcctccagctgcgCCTTCACCACCTTCGCCTCCGCCGATGGCGGCTTCTGGTTGCTCACCAACTCCTCCATATCAGCCACCCAGGCCAGCAGCCGCTCCAGCGTCTCCTGGCCCCGGTCCGCTGCCTcctctgggacagggacagaccGTGAGGACACCTGTGGGGAGAGGTGGCTGAGCCATGGGGCAGGTGGAGGGCAGCcatggggctgggcagcagcccccACACCATGCCCTGTCCCCGAGGTGACACCGGAGACAGTGGGACCCTGCCCAGCCCATGGGGTCCTCCCTGGCATCCTTCACAGGGCTCCCCAAAGCCGGGGCTGCACACCCTGTGCCGTTTGGATCCCTCCAGACCCATGGCCCCCGCCAGCCGAAGCTGAGGGAAGGGAGCTCCCTGTCCTACAGTGCCAGGCTGGGTGCCCAGCACGAGGGGTGCCACTGGCCCAGCCCCCACCAGGGCACAGACAGTGACTCGACATGAGCCCTGGCCAAGGGACAGGAAGGTCAAGACTCGCTGTAGAGAAAACCACGCCGGAGGGCAGTCCTGTGGCACAGGGTTTGGCACAGTGTCCTCCCAGCAAGGGTCGCTGTCTGTCAGTCACCTCAGTGGCATCCGTGTGTCCGgcgcagccagcagcagtgagctCCCCCACGCACTCCGTCAGCACGGTGACCGTCCGGGTGACCACGGGCTCGCCACCCTTCTCACCCGCCGGGTACTCAGTCACCTCCACGATCTCCGTCACGATGGTCTCAGTCACCTCCGTCACCTCTGTCACCTCCCGGGTGGTGACAGGTTTCCAGGACCAGGTGCTGCGGGGAACGCTGGCCCGCGGGGGGGTCCAGGCTGCGCCCCCCACCTGCCCCCTCACCGCAACTCCAGCTGCACCCCCGTTCTGCACCGCCACCTCGGACTGGCTGCGCCGCAGCACGGGGCTGCCTGGCCGGCTCCGAACGGCACCGGGCACCGGGCTCCAGCCGTTCTCCACCGGCACCGGCGCCTTCTCCAACAGCCCCGGCCAAGCCTCCGAGTCGCCTCCGGCGGATGGCTGCCCCGCGTCCAGCCCGGGCTCCCGCAGGAGCTCCTCCGGCCGCCGGCTCTTCTCGCCCAGGCAGCTGGGCCGACTCACCGAGTTCCCCATGGCGCGGGCGCCGGGCCCCCGCCTCAAATCCCGGCCTGCAACGATCCAGGGGATGCGCGTTACCGGGGCCACCGCGGGGCCCCCAGACGCCGGCCTGCACTCGGGTCAGCCCCCTCACTCCACTGTGCTGCCGGGGCTGCCTGACCTCCCGCTCCGGTGTTGGAGGTCCTGGCCCCCCAGCAAAGGGCTGCCAAGAACCAGGGCACGGGGACAGGGAGATGGGACACTGGCGGAGGGAGAGGACCCCAAGGGACCCCCCGGCAGTGCCCAGAGTGCCTCTCCTAGACGTCTCGGCAGAAGAcgcagcagcggcggcggcggcagcgccaGGCACTGGGGAGAGGCAGATGCTCCCGCCCGGCATCGCCTTGTGCCTTTGGATTAACAAGGACGGCGGAGCCGGGAGAGAGGAGCATCTGCCCGGGGGGGACGGGGGCTGAGGGTGGtggggggcggcgggggcacCAACCGGGGGGCGGGCAGGGGACGGGCAGGTGGCCTCCCCAGCCTGCAAGCCCTGCCGCAGCCATAAATCCCCGGCGTGACCCGGCAGGACCCTCCCCCGGCAGCCCCCCCGCCGCAGCCGCAGCGCTGCTACCCCTGGCCCCCGGCCTCACCCCTCCGGCACGGCCCTGGGCACACGCCCCTGTGCACGTGTGTACACACAAACACACgtgtgcaaacacacacacgcgtgtatacacacacacacatcacaTGCACACgtgtgcaaacacacacacaccccacacacacGCTCCCACTCGTGTGCACGCACCCCCCGACAGGCAGAACCCACGCTCACACACCCCTGCTCGGGGGGGCAGCGACAGGACCCCCCACGCCTGCATCATCCACGACATGAAACACACCTGTAGCAGCCCCGCACACGCGTGGGGAGCGCACGTGCACCCACACGCACCCACCGCGGCCGCGCCCCTGGCGTGGGTACCGTACCCTGAGCCCCCACGCGCGGCCCAACACGCCGCGGAACACGCCACGGGCACGACCTCGCCCACGGTCACCGCACGCACACCCACAGCAGGGTCCCGACACACGCACCTCTGTGGGTGCAGCCCCGCGGGGCACCGCACTCCCACCCCATCGCACCGCCCCGCGTGTCAGGGTCCCGCGGGGCTGCACGGGTGGGTGGGCCACGGCGCAGGATGACCTGGGGAGACCCCGCACCGCGCCCCGGGGGGCTGCGGGACACGGACCCCGCCCGGCTCCGCGCACACCGCAGTCCCAGACCCGCGCGGAGCCCCCGCCCCGCACTCACCCCTCGGCGACTTCGGGCGTCCatggggccgggccgggggtgccgccgccgccgttACCGTTCCGGGGGGGCCCGGGCTGTGCAGGGGAGCGGGGCGGAGGCAGCGGGGGGAGACTCGGTCCCCGTTACCGCCGCCCGGCTCCGCCGCCTTTGTGCGCCGCGCCCGCGGCTCGGGGGGAGCGCGGGGGGCACCGGGCGGAGACCCTCGCACCGGCACCGGCCCGGCTCGGCGGGGCTGGTCTGACCCCGGACACACCGCCGCCCCCGTTAACCCTCCGGGCGCCGATCGCCGCCGTTACCGGGGAAACCCCCGGGGCCCCGCAGCCATCCCGCGGGGGAGGGGCGGCGCCGGCccaccgcccgccccgcgccgcccgcggGGGCGACTGCCCGCACCCCGCACTGCCactggcaccagcaccagcaccgCTACCGGCGCCAGCACTAACACCGACACCAGAACTGACACCGGCACCAGCACCTGTTCTGGCACTGGCACTGCACTCTCACCGgcacctgctcctgccccagcacccacaCTGACACCGGCACCTGCACCGACACCAGCAACTGCTCCTGCACCAACACCTGCACCGgcaccagcccaggctgtgctgcctcacAATGAGCcccaggacagcacagccccacGGAGTCACGGCCCCACAGCGACACAGTCCCTCCAGCTCTAGGGTTGCACCCCCCACCCTGGCTCTGGCCCCCAGGCAGTGGATGCTGTAGTCACTGAAGGGCTTGGCCCCATTCCCTGGGGCTCTTTGGGTGTAGGGCCTCTCAGCCAGGAGCCTGGGGGGCTCAGTggaggagggctgggctgggctgggctgggggggcagGCCGGGCTACCAAGATGCTATCGTGAAGCCCACCCTGAGAGCCAGGGTGCTGCAGGCCTGGGTCTCCAGAACCCCCTCGCTGCCACCCTGGGTGCTGGTGGGACCAGGGGGCACCTCCGACTGTGTGCCCGTGGTGTGAgccccatccccatcctgccctgactcagctccagcactgcgGCCTCCCAGCCAGTGAGAGCCCCCCATGACGGGGGTCCTGCCCCACAGAGCCGCGTGGGTGCCCCTTGCTGGGCCCCGGGAGCCGGGGGGCCGCTGCAGGCGCGTCGGCCACGCTGATGGATGGGGCTCCCTGGGGTCTCCTgggagcggcgggcggcggggccgggggcttTGTCTGCTGCCAGAGACGCTGCCGGGAATTAGCATCTGCCAGGGCCTCGGTGGCTCCACACCgtcctgcagcatctctgcatCATCCTCCCCACACGGCTCTGGAGCCTTCCACTGCTGGCACCGAGGTGCTTGGCACCCAGCATGGGTCTGAGCCCCATGGTACTCCAGGCACCCCACAGCACCCCACAGAGCCCAGCCGGGACCTGCCAGGCAGAAGCTGGGCAGGGGGTGAGGATCCAGCTCTTTCTGCAGAGCCACTCGCCACCTCCGTCCCACGCGCCCGCCGGCAGCTCGCCCGGCACGCTCCGCAGCCCCAGGTACCAGGCTCGGGGTGGCACGGGCGCCCCGGGCAGGGGAGCTCGGCGCGGGGCACCGGGCGGGAGCGGTCGGCTGGAATCCACAGCCTCAGATCCCGGGAGCCGGGTGGGTTTCTGTGCGGCCTCGGCTTTGTCTGCGCCGGGGCCGGAATGAATGGCCCTTTCAGTTTGTGCCGTCATGTGTGCCGAGGGAGCCCGTGTGCCGGCCAGGCCTCGAACAAAAGGAGCCGGCGAGGGGCTGCGCTGGGGCGGCGAGGAGGGGCTGCCGGCAGCCCCCACTGCACTGCTCCCGCTGCGGCTCCGCGCCTGGGCAGGGGGCACGGCAGCACACGGCGGCACAGCCGGTGCGTGGGCACACACCCGTCGTGCCCGGACGAGGGCACACCCCTTGTGCCCGGCTGTACATCCCATGCACAGCCGCACACCTCTCACACAGCCCACACCCCCGGTGTTTGGCCACTTGCCCCGTGCCCAGGCAGCGGTGCCATGAGCTGCGGCTGAACTTGGTGCAGGTGGTGGCCCTGTGGTCAGCAGGGCTCCAAGGCAGTGATACCACGAGTACCGTCAGGGCCGTGGGGCTCCGAGCCAGCAGCACTGttgggctggggagcaggagccgGAGACAGGAGACCTGACACCGGATGGTTGCAGGGCTGTGCCGAAGGGACT
It encodes the following:
- the LOC120409673 gene encoding microtubule-actin cross-linking factor 1, isoforms 1/2/3/5-like isoform X2; translation: MGCCSSLAHALVRNRRISVKPASFSFFAVIPSPWLPPCAGANALSLWQTSFSSPNKDLPVPLGELLSWVSDISRSWMGSRGAPEAAAARPCSPAQMHRAAGDAGLTGESVEGSPWDREEMESTCLRSEQRLEVQEQLLALRHWLDAVEKRLLALPEPGTALQVSSRSVPVPEEAADRGQETLERLLAWVADMEELVSNQKPPSAEAKVVKAQLEEQKLLKRLLEERRPRVELVLQDRLMAQGSGTAAPEGNAGLFSLGERWDKLMQEAEARYGCLERILPAAQGFQEAVDSFQEWLSATERQLAQLWRADGCVGRVQDAHQQTQALCEEIRGRLGELDGALESGQRVLEMVTGEEAQLTQEKMESLRMRYLIVGQSSADTAHRLGQTLEASSRLGTAPEDLALWLSRMEKELGEQESQQDGQEPSVTASDREKFEQVLESQLTRVAGLGERLEEIGRVQLDAEALCSQLSEQKLLSAEILHCRGLVERLLGFSEPLLRCCPEPLQQRLQPSVQVLRESTEQLSLRSGACAVQLEHAQSLLTQFSEALEELLPWLEETQALGVQLSPNAISYEAFKEQQALLQSLREAIAEHRPLVGKLQRVSAQLVELSPEQGAPFQRRWQEVEEQYGHIRERVRQAAALLEDALPRYSQLSERMDLLLECLERLQSRLQSQPPVRGDAAHLREQIRENSLALGELEKLGVALEGVRAQGEELLATMQAVSSDAAARGIQERTAQLLSQWGCLRGRCQEQERWLRELLALAERFWHGLSELAVALSDTQQLVLGLEEAGGEPEAIRTRLRTMQALREEIDALQGELDTLGSLGVELMASCGDPDKPDVTKSLDDLYSSWHSLSRVWTERNGRLEEQLQAALSYQDTMQRLLEWLDAAELRIAEEFLVGGDLDMVQQQLAELKEFKRELYQCKVDVESLRHQGGTGQGDAPVTLSDFRQRWDHLEEEIVSRQHQLEAALLGLGQFQHQLAELLQWLSRTGEQLRGPAPLRPDLQSCEIELAKHKVLRTDVMSHARTVQSVTEAGQGLLLSSLGDSVEGLQRSLQQLGQHWDLVRSETESRQLELENNLSQVQDITLEITELLQWLEQVELQLFCSKPAWGHPDATKEKLNAHLELCRELEARAVTYRGLRERLQRLLDSCRAGRPCSTEHSLRLLEQKWESVQAEAQERKERLAEGLTVTTEFHGSAQELLRWVAHAEELLGSPAPPSFVLDTVTAQIQEHKALVKEANAHGEKLGSLEAVAARLKDFSRKQDGAVIQNLVLAARERLGKVLQRAAERGAALEEARKRSKQFSESRRLLLDWMDEVEQSLEVPQDAATSQEEIKCQLADHKAFQKVLRAKRPVYEATLRSGRALREGARLPQDLQPLEELLGELKERWDALCSHAAERQHKLEENLLFSGKFTDALQALMDWLYRAEPQLSEDVPVGGDRDLVGDLMDKHKVFQKELGKRASCIKTLKRSVRDLTRGSSSVDSQWLQRQVEELSTRWDLVCKLSLSKQARLEAALRQAEEFHTLVHSFLGRLTESEKTLKYGVFPEEEAAVQECQTQLQELMQSLQCQQLELECITSLGEEILTTCHPDSIITIKSWVTVAKSRFQEVLSWAQQQGERLRAQAAVLAAEREETEQLLDWITAAEEALGLRDQEPLPEEAEQLEELSAQHVVFMEELNRKQPDVEKVTKSCKRKLAVDLGPPATRRLATRRRSGGKAQGTAAVPLGGLEPQTPLMAQLLHRWQQLWLLALDRQYRLETALQHLRELEEFAHFDFGVWRKRYMQWISQMKSRVLDVFRGIDRDQDGRISQREFIESVLASKFPTNVLEMNAVASIFDMNGDGFIDYYEFVSALHPNRDPLRRSADADQIQDEVNRQVAQCNCAKRFQVEQISANRYRFGESQQLRMVRILRSTLMVRVGGGWIALDEFLVKNDPCRVKGRTNLKINEKYLSSDVFGAAAATRCAGNQSAASSKVLSPSRSNSSLSLYSSASAPSSPLARKSVLRRTRSGDRCPRSRGSGLPDGAELHFSAAEESLAVAPPEPPEGSPPERCSPCR